Genomic window (Falco cherrug isolate bFalChe1 chromosome 4, bFalChe1.pri, whole genome shotgun sequence):
gggaggcAGGCCAGTCCGGTTTGCGAAGCGGGCTGTACCACCGCACCACCGAGCgcggggggggagagggaggagccGTGGCGCTCCCAGCGGTGCCACCCCAGCTACGACCTGAGGCAACCCCTCGCCACAGAAGCGCACAACGACGACTCGTTTcccagctttatttctttttttatttcagaccCTCACTTCTTCCAGAACCGCTTATAGGTTTCCATGTCGATGGCCTCAAAGGTCTCCTCCGGCTTGGCCTTCGCCCTGCTGGGGAACTGCCTCCGCAGCCGGGCCTTGCGCTCCGCCTCGGGCAGCGTGCTGCTGTCCAGGGGCAGCTGAGGGGATCGGCGTGAAACCCTCAGGGCCTCGCctcacccccagcctcccccctcttccctcccctcctgccttaCCATTAGGATCTTCTTTGGCTCTTTGTAGCGCAGGTGGATGGTGGAACCGTCAGTCTTGACCAGGAGGACAGGATAGAGCCGGCCGTAGAGCTGCCTGCGGAGGTGGGAGACCGAGGTGCGATTGGAGTTGTGGCGGCAGGAGGTGGCGAGCCCCGGCAGCAGCCTGGGGCCAGCAGCGAGGCGCAGGGCGCTGGTGGGAAGGCAAAGGGGACAGCGTCAGTCAGGGCTGTGGCAGCGGGAGATGTCGCCGTGGCGGGTGACAGGATGGAGAACACCAACCTTCATCACCTCAAGAAACCTGGCCCCATGGAGGCTCCTGCAGAAGGAGCCAGCTGCCCTCCTGGGGCCTCATGGCCGCTGCCACCATGCTCACCTCagtgcctggctggcagctgccatcTCAGCGCAGGTGAGCAAGGGCAGATCCTCCGTGTAGGCCCCTGGCAGGTAGAGCACGAGGTGCGGCAGCCTCCTGGGGGACACTGAGCTCTCCTGGGCTGCCCATGAGGCGATGGTCCCATGTCTCCCTCGCAGCACACCCCCCTCCATCACGTATCAGCCCCATGATGGCTCCCTCTGCCATGGCTCGGCCCCATAacggctccccccgcccgcgccATGGTTCAGCCCCAGGATTACTCCCCCCGCCCGCGCCATGGTTCACCCCCACAAtggctccccccacccccatcgTGGTTCGGCCCAAGACAGctcccgccccgctccccgcagtGGTTCAGCGCAGGGTGACGCTCCCATCGGCTCTCCCCACCGCGCTGTGGTTCGGCCCAACgcgcccccgctccccgccgcggccTGGCCCAGACCTGCCCGTGCCCCCCCCGCAGCCACCATCACGAGtgcgcccccccccgccccgcactGACCGCTCGctcgccccccccgcccggccgcgctcGTGGGCTGTCCCGCCGCCCTCCGCTCACGTGTCAGCGCCCTCCGGTGACGTCAGGGCgcgcggcgggagcgcgggggCTGCTGGGATCGGCACCCCCTCACAcacgccccccgcccccccccacccccatgaGCTGGCGGCGGCTGCGCGGCGCCATCGCCCGGGTGGCGGGTgagcgcggggccgggcggccgcggggTCGGGCGGCCGCGGGGTGCGCAgctcccgcccgcccgccctgagggcccggcccggggggaGCCCGGCCGCCCGGGGCGCCGAGTGCCGGGGGGGAGCCCTCGGCTGGGGGGGACTGGAACCCCCTGTGGGGGGGGCCTTGGCTGAGGGGGGCGGGGTGCTGTGCCTTTGGGGTCCCTCTGctgagggggggcgggggtgctGAGCCTGAGGGGTTCCTTGGCTGAGGGGAGCTGGAACCCTCTGAAGGGGTGCCTCGGTTGAGGGAGGCCAGGACACCGAACCTCTGGGGGGGGCCTCAGCTGAGGGGGGTCCCTTGGCTGAGGGTGGCTGGAACCCCCTGAGGGGGGTCCCTCGGCTGAAGGGGGCCAAGGCTGCAGAGTCCCTCATGCAGGTTGCTAGTCTGAGGGTGCTGTGCCTGCCACAGAGGCCCgtggctggaggagggagctgAGCCCCAGCAGGCCTGGGGATGCTGAGCTCCTCCATCACCCCTCTGAGTACTGCATGTGCCACTCTGTCCGCATGCGGTGGCAGTGGGACAGACTCAAACCCCACCGGGCTGTCCCTGGGCTGTTGGTGTCCCTTCTCTCTAGCCACACACCAGGTCCCCATCATAGCGCTGCTTGGTGGTGGCTCTTGAGATGTCCAGTCCCCCCTCCCTGCTTAGATAATCTGAACAAGGATTTGTGCGCCGTACCGGCTGGGGTTTGTGGGTACCGTGCAAGATGATGAGGTAACACCGGGCTTTGGGGTAAGCACCCTTCAGGTATCCAAGAATAAATCTCTGTGTGGTGAAACCCAATGTACATGTGGGAAAGCAAATGGCAAAACCACACTTGCCTGAGCTTCCCCCCCTGTAGAAATTTACCCAGGTGGGTAAGATGGCCAGTGGGTTGGTTAAACTGGTCCAGTTTTGCAGTAGGACACAGTCTTGGAGTGGCTCTTGGCTTCATCTGTGGCCTGGCCCTAGATGATTTCTGCAGTGACCTTGAGCAAGCGGTTCTTGTTCTTTCAGCCGCATCATTGCTTCCTGCAAAGAGTGCAGTGCAAATCAGTGGAGGGTCTAATTAATGCTTTTTAGGTAATTGtttgcagggagaaggtggCTGATTgttcctgccagctctgcttaATGTAGTGGGGATGCTCTGCATCTTTTTCAGTACTGCGAATAATTCCCTTTATTTAAGCAACCCGCTGGCTGTCAAGCTAGGACCTCTGAGCCCAGCTGTCCTGAGGGACATCCTGCTCCTTGCAGACGTAGAGATGTTTGTTGAGTGTTTGCCTGTTCTCAGATAATACTAAATTGCCTTGTGTTGCTGCAGCTGGCCAGGCTGGGTTTTCGGAAAGCATCCCTAAACAGAAAGGTGGGAGTGGTGGCTTTATAAGGAACCTGCTAAAAATAGGGAATGGGATTATAATCCTAATCTGTGAGACCTTTcttggggctgcagggaaaCTGTCCTTTAATCTTCTTTTGTACTCTGTAAGGGGGGTTTACCTTCTCTGTAAAGCCTCTGCTAATCAGCATTAACTTTCTTTAACTCTTGTGGTGTCTGTCCTTTGCTTTACTGGTTGCATTGCCACCTCCCAGTTAAAATCCAGGGCAAATTTAGCAGACAGGAGCAGACCAAGAAATGTTCCTCACCCTACTGGCAATCTCCTGCATCCTCCTTCAGTGAGCACCTTATCTTTTTGCAGCCCAGCAGGGTTTATGTGGCTGTTTGTCCTCTGTCCCAGGTGTGACACCTCCCCAAATATCTGGCTGGTTGACTCCAGGCCACTGTGGTTTTGGTGATACGTGGTGGTTTGGCTGGATCCAAAACCATTTTAGGAGTAACCCAGTGGAAGTGAGAGATGCTCTGGGCTAGGTGTTTGCGGATTGGCTGCTCTGAAAATGCCAAAATcagagcaagagagaaaaaaaattgagcttCTGCTCAAAATAAGTATGTACTTATAATGTTACTGTTGCAGGCAGTTTGAAAATGTGACACATGGGTGTCTTGCTGGGCTGGGAACAAAACAGGAGATCTGTATCCGCCAGATCTGGtttctcaggctttttttgtgtgctttacTTGTGGTTTTTGAGGGCTTCATGTTGCCAGAGGGAGAGGATCTGTGTTtgacagggctgggggagcacagAGAGAAGCCTGGTGAGGGCTGTAATATCAGTGTGCAGACTGGCTCGTTGTTAGGAGTGATTCCTCGGGGTCAGGGTGTATGTTTAACTAAATCTGGTGGAGGTGAGGGCACCTGCTCCCACATCTGTGCTGCTCACGGCTTGAGGCAGTGATCATCTCTGTTCATGCTCCCAGGAcatgttcttccttcccccctccaaCCCTGAGCAGCCACCGCCAAAATCCCACACCATGCCAGGTAGTGGGTGCCTTCTAAAAATGCTCTGTGGAAGCTGGTTTTTGCACTGCGTTGGCACAGATTCCCAGTATGCCAGCTGGGTGTTTGCTGTCTACCACTCACGAGGGCCCAGCCCCTGCATCTGGTAgtggaaatggctttttttttttaagttttgttttcctctgcagctctccagcaaAGGAGAAGGGACACATTTGGACGGAAGCAAGAGGAAGTATCTGCAGGcctcttggtttatttttagcttgtttCCCAAAGAAGTGAGACCTGTGGTGGCAACCTGCGTGTCTTTTCTTACTTTAGTTCCGAgtatttttgggggggggggggggaagggagtaAGGCATCTCCATCTTGCCCTGATGCCCCACCAATGctttttcaggcagaaaagcagcagcacccccCAGCCAGGGTGGCACAAACCGTGAAGGGTCCCACCACAGAGCTTGTGGGATGTGATCCGTGGAGGCTTGGGTGCAGATCCATGTGGGCAAGAGAAGGGACCACCCTGTCGTCTTTGTGGTGGATAAGTAGCCTAATAGTTGACCTGAGGCGAAGCAGTGGCTGCAGAGACAGGTTGTGCCGTTTGCCAAAGCACCAGGCTGGCACGTGCCAGCACCAGTCAGCCTGTTAGGGATGTTTGACTGCAGCTTTActggctggggagagcagggagcGGAGAAGAAACCACGAGAGCAGATTAAAGACCATTGGATGATTTTCATTGGCCATTTTAAAATTACGGCTCAGTAATTAAGGCTTTAGGCAGCTCACAAATAGCCCAGCTTCCTACCGGCTCACTCGTGTTGTCAGCTGTCGCTGCTGTGAGGAGCTGGACTTTATATAGCTTGGCTGAAAGGGAGTAAAAGCAAAAGGTAAGGATGCATTGGAGCTTGCTCCCATCCAGCGTTCTGCCCATTCCTCTTACCCCTTCTGACTTTGTCCGGGGTGGAATGAAGTGATTATAAGTTATTTCAGCAGCtttaaattctccttttcctaTCGGTGCCTGGTAAAGCACAGATGAAATTTTGAAGGGGAAGAGAGCAAAGCTCTTTTCCCTCCAGCTGGGATGTGAGCATCCTGGCTGGGATCTGCAGGCAGGGCCGGAACTTGTGCATGTGGAACCTGTTGGCACAGCTGGATCATGGTGGAGGGGAAACTGTGGAACACCAGGACACAGTCTGTGCGGGCATCCAGATGTCACGGGCGGAGGCTTTCAGTGGCAGCTGAGGAAGCCAGCGTGTGATGAAAGAGTAGCGTTTGGGAGCAGGCTTGTTGTGAACGTGTTGATAAAtaactgggggtgtttagtctggagaacaggaggctcagggggggaCCCtcttgctctctacaactacctgaaaggagtttgtagcgaggtgggggtcagtctcttctcccagatgacAAGCGATAgcatgagaggaaatggcctcaagttgcaccaggaaAGGGTTagtttggatattaggaaaaatttcttcaatgaaggggttgtcaagcactggaacaggctgcccagggaggtggtagaatcaccatccctggaggcagaTGTGGTggttagggacatggtttagtggtggggtgggcttggcagtgctgggttaacagttggatttgatgatcttaaaggtcttttccaaccttgACCATGTTTCCAACAAAAGACCATGTTTCTATGATCCTGTTGAAGTGTGCTGGGATGACTGGAGGGTACTGAACTTTGTGTagctcctctttctcctctggcGTGGTTTGCAAACAATGGTTAGGGCTCACCCGGTTTATTTCTGTGGGCAAGAGGAACTGGCGGgggcaggagaaagggagaTGCTTTGGACAACTTggcaagggcttttctgcttccttgCCGCAAGTGCTAAACAGCATTTCACTggtgaggagctgcaggagggcgTGCTTTCTTCTCGGTATTGAACATATAGGCAAGCCCTGTGTTATTTGGAAATTATCAAAGCTCAAGGACTAAGGGAAAGGCAGGACAGGTCCCTAAGAGGACTTTCTAGTGTCCTCGCTGTGTTTTTTGGATGATGGAGCCTAATCCAGCAACGTGGCCATGCACATGTGATGGGACTGGTCCTCCGAGGGCTCTGAAGAATGTCTGATCTGGTGGAtctctggggctgcagcacctggaggtcataacagcaaaaaaaaaaaaagtttccttttggGTGGTTGAATGTG
Coding sequences:
- the MRPL55 gene encoding 39S ribosomal protein L55, mitochondrial; translation: MAAASQALSALRLAAGPRLLPGLATSCRHNSNRTSVSHLRRQLYGRLYPVLLVKTDGSTIHLRYKEPKKILMLPLDSSTLPEAERKARLRRQFPSRAKAKPEETFEAIDMETYKRFWKK